The following coding sequences are from one Panicum hallii strain FIL2 chromosome 5, PHallii_v3.1, whole genome shotgun sequence window:
- the LOC112892547 gene encoding nuclear mitotic apparatus protein 1, with amino-acid sequence MAADHALPLAPAPSSSAAVSMHCAAGYCVGFSCALAALGAQGRVAGGCDLGAGRRGCRWSRARELALREKVAALERQVEELRHRRADDAKANEKVAGIFASHEQRWFTERKSLRRQVHAVVAAARAREAKREEEAAELRRQLEEQRDAAALKDTALEQEIQRREGAEERLRAAEQAAEELRERAGKEAAEHAAELRKHKAAFVELASAQRQLEADLARAARLADTAEAELREALERRDEAASAAADLSAEAARLRRDADHKDKILSAMLRKSKIDMEDREMLVREVKMCKARRKQAELEAERWRKMWESRGHRRGSSRSSARCAADQPQPAGCSDKLLAPDAAAHETSDTKILFVDHVEGDGKKYHRQATAKELTTIECVDRYASHVDDKPAVEEYQGLQEWFQMETEKYTAMIKHRHATEIEAFTEQLRLKDEKLEAFRWRAVSMDVEATRLRSRIQELEARLAQHEKHSAGVEVLLLDRENENRALKEQLKTLQAQALGVEICTAAGDQDDADDRCIPCSPVKIHRTLWAEADRLSSGSWRHQETKLDGPASPDDHKEKAFDVEAAEALVVPVRDLACAAAATSTEHDAPARQSFRSEIEEEKEVYTDPGNAQTQASTSSSQEVTSELALVAVPPDQKTNSAWKTDIHALAVSYKIKRLKQQLLVLEKLAAESREEAAAAKPSGSEASCSSNSRQHPRTRYQTMMSFLSKHVKRYQSLDDKIDDLCARMGESKRSVGREERRHGGGEQSAALGQFLEETFQLQRFMVATGQKLLETQSRIAPGLSRGGGGGDGVDMKRLMDVAGALLRDVQRGLEVRIARIIGDLEGTLTFHGILRTSR; translated from the exons ATGGCGGCTGATCACGCGCTGCCAttggcgccggcgccgtcgtccTCGGCGGCCGTTTCGATGCACTGCGCCGCTGGCTACTGCGTCGGCTTTTCTTGCGCCCTCGCCGCTCTAGGAGCGCAGGGGCGAGTCGCTGGCGGGTGCGATCTtggcgccggccgccgggggTGCCGGTGGTCGCGCGCCAGGGAGCTCGCGCTGCGGGAGAAGGTCGCCGCGCTGGAGCGCCAGGTCGAGGAGCTCCGGCACCGGCGGGCGGATGACGCGAAGGCCAACGAGAAGGTGGCGGGCATCTTCGCGTCCCACGAGCAGCGGTGGTTCACCGAGCGCAAGTCCCTGCGGCGGCAGGTGCACGCCGTGGtcgccgcggcgcgcgcgcgcgaggccaagcgcgaggaggaggccgcggagctccggcggcagctggaggagcagcgGGACGCGGCGGCGCTAAAGGACACAGCCCTGGAGCAGGAGATTCAGAGGCGGGAAGGCGCTGAGGAGCGGCTGCGCGCCGCGGAGCAGGCGGCAGAGGAGCTGCGGGAGCGCGCCgggaaggaggcggcggagcacgcCGCGGAGCTGCGGAAGCACAAGGCGGCGTTCGTGGAGCTCGCGTCCGCGCAGCGGCAGCTGGAGGCGGAcctggcccgcgccgcgcgtcTCGCGGACACGGCTGAGGCAGAGCTCAGGGAGGCCCTGGAGCGCCGCGACGAGGCGGCCTCCGCGGCCGCGGACCTCTCCGCCGaggccgcgcgcctccgccggGACGCGGACCACAAGGACAAGATCCTCTCCGCAATGCTGCGCAAGTCCAAGATCGACATGGAGGACAGAGAGATGCTGGTGCGGGAGGTCAAGATGTGCAAGGCCAGGCGGAAGCAGGCGGAGCTCGAGGCCGAGCGGTGGCGCAAGATGTGGGAGTCCCGCGGCCACCGCCGGGGATCCTCCAGGTCGTCGGCTCGGTGCGCGGCCGACCAGCCGCAGCCGGCCGGGTGCTCCGACAAGCTGCTGGCCCCCGACGCCGCGGCGCACGAGACCAGCGACACCAAGATACTGTTCGTGGACCACGTTGAGGGGGACGGCAAGAAGTACCACCGGCAAGCGACGGCGAAGGAGCTGACCACCATTGAATGCGTCGACCGGTATGCCAGCCACGTCGACGACAAGCCCG CCGTGGAGGAGTACCAGGGCCTGCAGGAGTGGTTCCAGATGGAGACGGAGAAGTACACGGCCATGATCAAGCACCGGCACGCCACGGAGATCGAGGCGTTCACGGAGCAGCTCCGGCTCAAGGACGAGAAGCTGGAGGCGTTCCGATGGCGGGCGGTGAGCATGGACGTCGAGGCGACGCGGCTCCGGTCCCGGATccaggagctggaggcgcgGCTGGCGCAGCACGAGAAGCACAGCGCCGGGGTGGAGGTCCTGCTCCTGGACAGGGAGAACGAGAACAGGGCACTCAAGGAGCAGCTGAAGACGCTCCAAGCGCAGGCACTCGGGGTGGAAATCTGCACGGCGGCCGGTGACCAAGATGACGCCGACGACCGCTGCATCCCATGTTCACCTGTGAAGATCCACAGAACATTGTGGGCAGAAGCCGATCGGCTGTCATCCGGCAGCTGGCGGCATCAAGAGACCAAACTGGACGGGCCAGCCTCCCCAGATGATCACAAGGAGAAGGCGTTTGATGTGGAAGCAGCAGAGGCGCTTGTCGTTCCAGTTCGGGATCTCGCgtgcgccgcggcggcgacgtcGACGGAACACGACGCCCCGGCCCGGCAGTCATTCAGGTCTGAGatcgaggaggagaaggaggtctACACCGATCCCGGGAACGCGCAGACGCAGGCCAGCACGAGCAGCTCCCAGGAGGTGACATCCGAGCTCGCGCTCGTGGCCGTGCCACCTGACCAGAAGACAAACTCTGCTTGGAAGACGGACATCCACGCCCTGGCTGTGTCGTACAAGATCAAGCGGCTGAAGCAACAGCTGCTggtgctggagaagctggccgCGGAAAGCAgggaggaggccgcggcggcgaagCCGTCCGGGAGCGAAGCCAgctgcagcagcaacagcaggcaGCATCCGAGGACAAGGTACCAGACGATGATGTCCTTCCTGAGCAAGCACGTCAAGCGCTACCAGTCCCTCGACGACAAGATCGACGACCTCTGCGCAAGGATG GGGGAGAGCAAGAGGAGCGTGgggcgggaggagcggcggcacggcggcggggagcagagcGCGGCGCTGGGGCAGTTCCTGGAGGAGACGTTCCAGCTGCAGCGATTCATGGTGGCCACGGGGCAGAAGCTGCTGGAGACGCAGTCCAGGATCGCGCCGGGCCtcagccgcggcggcggcggcggggacggcgtGGACATGAAGAGGCTGATGGACGTGGCCGGGGCGCTGCTGAGGGACGTGCAGCGGGGGCTGGAGGTGCGCATCGCGCGGATCATCGGGGACCTCGAGGGCACGCTCACCTTCCACGGCATCCTCCGCACCTCGCGCTGA
- the LOC112892546 gene encoding uncharacterized protein LOC112892546 translates to MRMLAYGSPADSFDDTYRMAESTVLETVKQFARTVIAVYESDFLRPPTASELETILRVNEARGFPGMIGSIDCMHWEWSNCPTAWHGQYKGHKGKPTIILEAVATQDLRIWHAYFGLPGSHNDINVLHRSPVFYDLVEGRRPQFEFDVNGNKYNMCYYLADGIYPDWATLPENLTMNLVITMEFQSKKWAAAGSSEVGGLHKCDMLRLTLRSEEGCV, encoded by the exons ATGAGGATGCTTGCCTACGGCAGTCCAGCTGATTCGTTCGACGACACATACCGCATGGCCGAGTCAACAGTTCTTGAGACTGTGAAGCAATTTGCAAGAACCGTCATTGCTGTTTATGAGTCTGATTTCTTGAGGCCACCGACTGCAAGCGAGCTTGAGACAATTTTACGAGTCAATGAAGCTAGAGGTTTTCCTGGGATGATCGGCAGCATTGACTGTATGCATTGGGAATGGTCCAACTGCCCGACTGCGTGGCATGGCCAGTACAAGGGGCACAAAGGCAAACCGACCATAATTCTGGAGGCTGTTGCTACACAGGACTTGCGCATCTGGCATGCATATTTCGGATTGCCTGGGTCCCATAATGACATTAATGTGCTTCATAGGTCCCCGGTGTTTTACGACCTCGTTGAAGGACGAAGACCGCAATTTGAGTTTGATGTTAATGGGAACAAGTACAACATGTGTTACTATCTTGCCGACGGAATATACCCTGATTGGGCGACGTTG CCAG AGAATCTGACTATGAACCTCGTGATAACAATGGAATTTCAGTCCAAGAAATGGGCAGCTGCTGGCAGTTCAGAGGTGGGAGGCCTACATAAATGTGATATGCTCCGCTTGACTCTTCGTTCAGAGGAAGGCTGTGTTTAG